A stretch of the Pan troglodytes isolate AG18354 chromosome 20, NHGRI_mPanTro3-v2.0_pri, whole genome shotgun sequence genome encodes the following:
- the FFAR2 gene encoding free fatty acid receptor 2, translating into MLPDWKSSLILMAYIIIFLTGLPANLLALRAFVGRVRQPQPAPVHILLLSLTLADLLLLLLLPFKIIEAASNFRWYLPKVVCALTSFGFYSSIYCSTWLLAGISIERYLGVAFPVQYKLSRRPVYGVIAALVAWVMSFGHCTIVIIVQYLNTTEQVRSGNEITCYENFTDNQLDVVLPVRLELCLVLFFIPMAVTIFCYWRFVWIMLSQPHVGAQRRRRAVGLAVVTLLNFLVCFGPYNVSHLVGYHQRKSPWWRSIAVVFSSLNASLDPLLFYFSSSVVRRAFGRGLQVLRNQGSSLLGRRGKDTAEGTNEDRGVGQGEGMPSSDFTTE; encoded by the coding sequence ATGCTGCCGGACTGGAAGAGCTCCTTGATCCTCATGGCTTACATCATCATCTTCCTCACTGGCCTCCCTGCCAACCTCCTGGCCCTGCGGGCCTTTGTGGGGCGGGTCCGCCAGCCCCAGCCTGCACCTGTGCACATCCTCCTGCTGAGCCTGACGCTGGCCGacctcctcctgctgctgctgctgcccttcAAGATCATCGAGGCTGCGTCGAACTTCCGCTGGTACCTGCCCAAGGTCGTCTGCGCCCTCACGAGTTTTGGCTTCTACAGCAGCATCTACTGCAGCACGTGGCTCCTGGCGGGCATCAGCATCGAGCGCTACCTGGGAGTGGCTTTCCCCGTGCAGTACAAGCTCTCCCGCCGGCCTGTGTATGGAGTGATTGCAGCTCTGGTGGCCTGGGTTATGTCCTTTGGTCACTGCACCATCGTGATCATCGTTCAATACTTGAACACGACTGAGCAGGTCAGAAGTGGCAATGAAATTACCTGCTACGAGAACTTCACCGATAACCAGTTGGACGTGGTGCTGCCCGTGCGGCTGGAGCTGTGCCTGGTGCTCTTCTTCATCCCCATGGCAGTCACCATCTTCTGCTACTGGCGTTTTGTGTGGATCATGCTCTCCCAGCCCCATGTGGGGGCCCAGAGGCGGCGCCGAGCCGTGGGGCTGGCTGTGGTGACACTGCTCAATTTCCTGGTGTGCTTCGGACCTTACAACGTGTCCCACCTGGTGGGGTATCACCAGAGAAAAAGCCCCTGGTGGCGGTCAATAGCAGTGGTGTTCAGTTCACTCAACGCCAGTCTGGACCCCCTGCTCTTCTATTTCTCTTCTTCGGTGGTGCGCAGGGCATTTGGGAGAGGGCTGCAGGTGCTGCGGAATCAGGGCTCCTCCCTGTTGGGACGCAGAGGCAAAGACACAGCAGAGGGGACAAATGAGGACAGGGGTGTGGGTCAAGGAGAAGGGATGCCAAGTTCGGACTTCACTACAGAGTAG
- the KRTDAP gene encoding keratinocyte differentiation-associated protein isoform X3 encodes MYRSPIPPPHPAHPPTTCATGTETMEESTIENYASRPEAFNTPFLNIDKLRSAFKADEFLNWHALFESIKRKLPFLNWDAFPKLKGLRSATPDAQ; translated from the exons ATGTACCGTTCTCCAATTCCCCCTCCTCACCCTGCACATCCGCCAACCACGTGCGCGACTGGAACGGAGACCATG GAAGAAAGCACCATTGAGAATTATGCGTCACGACCCGAG GCCTTTAACACCCCGTTCCTGAACATCGACAAATTGCGATCT gCTTTTAAGGCTGATGAGTTCCTGAACTGGCACGCCCTCTTTGAG tctatcaaaagaaaacttccttTCCTCAACTGGGATGCCTTTCCTAAG CTGAAAGGACTGAGGAGTGCAACTCCTGATGCCCAGTGA